In Drosophila santomea strain STO CAGO 1482 chromosome 3L, Prin_Dsan_1.1, whole genome shotgun sequence, a single window of DNA contains:
- the LOC120449923 gene encoding eukaryotic translation initiation factor 3 subunit E, with product MANFDLTRINCQFLDRHLTFPLLEFLCGKEIYNQQELLEYILETVNKTNMIDYTMDTRKRLNLSQEMPEELVQRKAEVLATLKQLQNEVAPIMKATDILKNGESMKDSKTFVNALQKDYNFKVEHLESAYKLAKYLYECGNYQESTSYLYFCLIVMSPNDKNYLNVLWGKLAAEILTLNWNTALEDLTRLRDYIDSANFSTIQALQQRTWLIHWSVLVFFNHPKGRDLIIEMFLYKPLYLNAIQTMCPHIMRYLATAVVINRTRRNALKDLIKVIQQESYTYRDPITEFLECLYVNFDFEGARLKLHECQTVILNDFFIVACLNEFVEDARLMIFETFCRIHQCITISMLADKLNMKPNEAECWIVNLIRNARLNAKIDSKLGHVVMGTQPLSPYQQLVEKIDSLSMRSEHLAGLIERKSKQKQNQESADSWKYY from the exons ATGGCCAATTTCGACCTGACACGCATCAACTGTCAATTTTTGGACAGGCACTTGACCTTCCCGCTGCTGGAGTTCTTGTGCGGCAAGGAG ATCTACAACCAGCAAGAGCTGCTGGAGTACATCTTGGAGACGGTGAACAAGACGAACATGATCGATTACACGATGGACACCCGCAAGCGTCTCAATCTCAGCCAGGAGATGCCCGAGGAGCTGGTGCAGCGCAAGGCGGAGGTCCTGGCCACGCTCAAGCAGCTGCAGAACGAGGTGGCACCTATCATGAAGGCCACCGACATCCTCAAGAACGGCGAGAGCATGAAGGACTCGAAGACCTTCGTCAACGCCCTGCAGAAGGACTACAACTTCAAGGTGGAGCACCTGGAGAGCGCCTACAAGCTGGCCAAGTACCTTTACGAGTGCGGCAACTATCAGGAGTCTACCTCTTACCTGTACTTCTGCCTCATCGTCATGTCGCCCAACGACAAG AACTACCTTAACGTGCTGTGGGGCAAGCTGGCCGCCGAGATCCTGACCCTGAACTGGAACACTGCTCTGGAGGATCTGACGCGTTTGCGCGACTACATCGACAGCGCCAACTTCAGCACCATCCAGGCCCTCCAGCAGCGCACCTGGCTGATCCACTGGTCTGTCCTGGTCTTCTTCAATCACCCCAAGGGACGCGATCTCATTATTGAGATGTTCCTGTACAAGCCCCTGTATTTGAACGCCATACAGACCATGTGCCCGCACATCATGCGTTACTTGGCCACCGCCGTAGTGATCAACCGCACCCGCCGTAATGCTCTGAAGGATCTGATCAAGGTGATCCAGCAGGAGTCGTACACGTACCGCGATCCCATCACCGAGTTCCTGGAGTGTCTGTACGTGAACTTTGACTTCGAGGGAGCGCGTCTGAAGCTGCACGAATGCCAAACGGTGATCCTCAATGACTTCTTCATCGTTGCCTGCCTCAATGAGTTCGTGGAGGACGCCCGCTTGATGATCTTCGAGACATTCTGCCGCATCCACCAGTGCATCACCATCAGCATGCTGGCCGATAAGCTGAACATGAAGCCCAACGAGGCAGAGTGCTGGATCGTCAACCTCATCCGCAATGCCCGTCTGAATGCCAAGATCGATTCGAAACTGGGTCATGTGGTGATGGGCACCCAGCCCCTGAGTCCCTATCAGCAGCTGGTGGAGAAGATTGACTCGCTGTCCATGCGGTCGGAGCATTTGGCCGGTTTGATTGAGCGCAAGAGCAAGCAGAAGCAGAATCAGGAGTCCGCCGACTCCTGGAAGTACTACTAA
- the LOC120449922 gene encoding acetyl-coenzyme A transporter 1 produces MSAIRRKPTGSNADQELLIDEPPKSEKEKEAEHQRPDIRGDRRNIAILLFLYVLQGIPIGLIAAIPMLLQNRGASYKQQAEFSFAYWPFSLKLLWAPIVDSLYIRRFGRRKSWLVPVQYLLGAFMLLLSLHVDRWLGGNGVDPNVPLLTLLFFLLNFLAATQDIAVDGWALTMLKRCNVGYASTCNSVGQTAGYFLGYVVFIALESKDFCNTYLRDVPLEDGMITLPRFLWFWGITFVVATTLVAIFKKENDIEDAHMDARYTEEHELNIHQSYKILWDMVRMRPVQILAVILLTVKVTFAASDAVTSLKLIDAGVPKDKLALLAIPLIPLQLILPLAVGRYTNGPRPMDVYLKAIPYRIIMATVATGLAYITPYIIRGGSVPVYYYVLLITSYAIYQVFLYSMFVAAMAFFAKISDPAVGGTYMTFLNTLCNLGGNWPNTVVLWLVDVLTWKQCSTNEENTCQGKEEQQSCEASAGKCEITFDGYYLESGICVLYGIVWLLLVRKWIVYLQDLPVKSWLVVKQKSR; encoded by the exons ATGTCCGCCATAAGAAGAAAGCCAACGGGCAGCAATGCCGACCAGGAGTTGCTCATCGACGAGCCACCAAAGtcggagaaggagaaggaggcaGAGCACCAGAGGCCAGATATTCGTGGCGACCGGAGGAATATCGCCATACTGCTGTTTCTGTACGTTCTGCAGGGCATTCCCATCGGGCTCATAGCAGCCATACCCATGCTGCTCCAAAACAGAGGAGCCAGCTACAAGCAACAGGCGGAGTTTTCCTTCGCCTACTGGCCATTCAGCTTGAAGCTGCTGTGGGCTCCAATTGTGGATTCCCTGTACATCCGGCGATTTGGACGCCGGAAATCGTGGCTAGTCCCAGTGCAGTACCTTCTGGGAGCCTTCATGCTGCTCCTCTCACTCCACGTGGATCGGTGGCTGGGCGGGAATGGTGTCGATCCCAATGTGCCGCTGCTGACGCTGCTCTTCTTCCTGCTCAACTTCCTGGCTGCCACCCAGGACATCGCCGTGGATGGCTGGGCTTTGACCATGCTGAAGCGATGCAATGTTGGCTATGCCTCCACTTGCAATAGTGTGGGCCAAACCGCTGGCTACTTCTTGGGCTATGTGGTGTTCATCGCCCTGGAGTCCAAGGATTTCTGCAACACCTACTTAAGAGACGTGCCACTCGAGGATGGCATGATCACATTACCCCGCTTCCTTTGGTTCTGGGGCATCACATTTGTGGTGGCCACCACCTTGGTGGCCATATTTAAGAAGGAGAACGACATTGAAGACGCACACATGGACGCTCGCTACACGGAGGAACACGAGTTGAACATCCATCAGAGTTACAAGATCTTGTGGGACATGGTGCGCATGCGTCCCGTCCAGATCCTGGCAGTAATTCTGCTCACCGTGAAGGTCACGTTTGCTGCCTCGGATGCTGTGACCAGTTTAAAGCTAATTGACGCTGGTGTGCCGAAAGATAAGCTAGCTTTGCTTGCCATTCCCCTAATCCCGCTGCAGCTCATCCTGCCTCTGGCGGTGGGTCGGTATACGAACGGACCACGTCCCATGGACGTCTATCTGAAGGCCATTCCCTACCGCATCATCATGGCAACCGTGGCCACTGGCTTAGCCTACATCACACCCTATATCATCCGGGGAGGATCAGTGCCTGTTTATTACTACGTCCTGCTGATCACCAGTTACGCCATCTACCAAGTATTCCTGTACTCCATGTTTGTGGCCGCCATGGCCTTCTTCGCCAAGATCTCCGACCCAGCCGTCGGTGGCACCTACATGACATTCTTGAACACATTGTGCAATCTGGGCGGCAACTGGCCCAACACAGTGGTGCTGTGGTTGGTGGACGTGCTCACCTGGAAGCAGTGCTCCACTAATGAGGAAAATACCTGCCAGGGCAAGGAGGAGCAACAG AGCTGTGAAGCGTCGGCTGGCAAGTGCGAGATAACCTTCGATGGCTACTACTTGGAGTCCGGCATTTGCGTTCTGTACGGCATAGtgtggttgctgttggtgCGCAAGTGGATCGTATACTTGCAGGACCTGCCCGTGAAATCCTGGTTGGTGGTCAAGCAGAAGTCGCGGTAG